TTTCCAGTGGCAACGGTTGCTAGAGCTCGGCGGCTGCCGGTCAGGGCGGTTAGAAAGCGGAATGGCTCTGAAGAGCGGGTCGGAGGCGCTCGGTACCGGCGCTCTGAGCTCGGAACAGCCGCACAAACTCAAGCAGTTTCAGGTGACAGAAAGGAAAGAGCGAAACTAGAGTCAGCGTTTAAAACACAAGCCGTGGACTCGGAGCGGTTAGCAACCGGGCCTGGCTGAGTGACAGTGCCGCAAGCCACTTAGATTGCAGCGGGGGCTTCCAGTGTCCAATCACAGGGCGAGATTCGATGATTGGCAGAAATTACGACGAATCCTGAAAGCAAAAGGGCGGGCACGCCAAAGCTAAGCCCGCAAtgtgaaagattattattattattattattattattattattattattattattattgtttattttacagattaaTACTCGCATTGCTAACGAAAAATACCTCAGGTCGCATCCGGAAGTTGAAATGATGTTGAGCGAATTTATCAGGTAAATATAATTGGACcgcgattgattgattgattgattgattgattgattgattgattgattatgtgTACGACTATCTGTTTCTAATTTTGTTACGTGTACAAGTTTAACACATGCTTCAAAATTGCGATAACAacatgtgttgttgttgttgtttttattattattattattggggtttttgtgggttttttttagagAAGTCCTTTTAAAACGGCCCGGCGATATTCGTGAATTTGCTGCAGGTAAGAAAAACTAGCCcctaacatttattattattattattattattattattattattattattaatagacttcattgaggggagttctgaccCCCAGGACTGGGagtgatttattatttcattatttcttgGGAAATTAACAACttgcaacaaaatacaattttaatttaatttgtttttttttgtttatttttttctagaacaTTTTAGTGACCCCGCCCTTCCTGGGAGGATTGAGAGGAAAATGGAGGCGTAGGAATCAGGAATAGAGACCTCTTCCATCGTGAAGAGAGAGTCACTTACTGAGACAGCTCGGCCAAATCATCTGGCATCACCTACAATCACAGGACTGAGACATCGTTacatctgcctgtctgtctgtctatctgtgaaCATAATCCAGATCTtatatttaacatcttgtaatcaaaagaaactacaaaatgagatcgctcaaaaaaaaataaagtctccCACAAGGAAGCTGTGACAGCAGTTCAGTGTTTCCTGtcagatttccaaatgtcacttttttccaTTTCAATTCAATATCTGGAAAACTATACAAAgcgagaacaagggaacattattcagcagctttcactggactctatgaagctgagggagttcattctatatagagggggtgcaattcaatatgaacattattcagcattcACTGGATATGAAGCTGAGGgaattctatatagaggggggaattcaatatgagaacaagggaacattattcagcagctttcactggactctatgaagctgagggagttcattctccAGAGGGGGTGCATCTGGATCGTCAGCTTGGTCTTGATTCGCCCGCTACAGGCGCACATGGACCTATAGAATGCTGGATCGTCGTTGTATCTCAAGTCTTGGTTTCTGATTGCATTGACGGTCCCTCGCGGGCTCTCGCTGTGATGCGCGTGTTTAATACAGGATCCCGTTGCTCTTAGTGGTTTAATGGAGTGGAAGgctgctgggtgtgtgtgtcgGAACACGCCTCTTCATCTCCAGTGGGGATCGGCTGCCCCTCTGCGCTCTGCGGCTGTGTCTGTTTAAGAATGCGTGCAGAAAAAGCACACGAAAACGTATGCGCTAATATTCAGTACTGGGAATAGGGGTTCACGTGCgcgcacacagagagacagacagagagacacacacagacacacacacagagacagagacacacacacacacacacagacacacacagacagagacacacacacacagacacagacacacacacacacacacacacacacacacctaaactCTCTGTCTGTGACACACACTGTCAGAGACAGACACagtgacactcacacacacacagtctgacacgcctctgacacacacacagagacacacagacagagacacacacagagacagacgcacagagagacacacacactgctggcTCACACTGCTGTCACTATGGGGCGCAGGTGTAAGGTCTGTCCTGTGTCAGTCTGTTTACCCGCTGCTGCGCTTCGGGAGGATTCCATGGTGCTTGTGGGGTCTCATTAGTGGCTGTGCCGTGGGGCTGCTGGGCTGAGTTTGCTGGTAACAACACGCACACGCGTGTTCAAATGTCTTCAGATTAAGTGAGACTCAGAGGAAATCAATACTTCAGTAGAGCTGGGTTACATCATCTCTAACAAAGGCAGCGAACACCGCCCTGCAGCTTCGCGCTCTAGgggtttatttgtgtttgtaattctAGGTCTTAATTGAGATTTTTAATAGAGAGTTCCAGTGTAACCGGAGAGGGGTCCTCTGCTCTCGTTTCAGTGGGAGCAACAGATTTGCGTAATCAAGATGGCTGTGTGTTACAGCGCTTAGAGAaagggggcttgataccaggaggttcaaatcccagctcaactccctgtgtgtgtgtgtgtgtgtgtgaccctgagcaggtcacttcacctccttgttcTCTGTCCTTcagacgagacgcaaaacaagcgaggtcctattggaagagactctgcagcagcagcagcagttgcagagttcacccccctggtctctggaaGTTGATAAAGGCTGCTCTGCTAAGTGACTCattagtataataataatgtgcccCCGGTCTCTGTGGCGCTGCTGGTCTGTGTGCAGCGCTGCGCTCTGTTCCAGTACATACTGTTCTGAATCAGTGTAAGGTGACACTCCACATCTTACTGAAAGCCGAGTTAATCTGTTTTCTGAAACGAAAAGGAAAAAACTGAGAACTTCTGCTAAGAATAATGTGTTGACtgtgaaaaggtaaaacaaaagacGCATGCATTAAATGCAAATTCAATATCTTGTATCGTATATCACCCTAGATcattctctccctttctctcgctccctctctctgtatGAACACAGTATATTTATAAATGGATATAGGTATATTTTGCAGTAATAAATACATGCTTTCCTGGAAAGTTAAGCCCCATGTGGGTTCACTGTAACTCAGGACAACAGTCACCATGGCAACTCTCAAGGATGCTGTGGTACCGATACCTGACTCACCCCCCCCATCCCTCCTCATTATTATCAATCCTCACACAGCTACACCTGCAACATCACATTTCAGATCACTTTACCTGAATCTGTTCACCTGGGCACACCTGGACTACCTGCGACAGGACGAGGAGCTCCACCGGCAACAAGGGACCgctgagacagggagagaggaggttTGGGTTCTCGTGTGTCATTATTCATGAGGTTTTTAACCCctatttttacaatgcttccctatgctttaccagacctctctgtgctttacaatgtttccctgtgctttactagacctatctgtgctttacaatgcttccctatgctttaccagacctctctgtgctttacaatgcttccctatgctttaccagacctctctgtgctttacaatgcttccctgtgctttactagacctctctgtgctttacaatgcttccctatgctttaccagacctctctgtgctttacaatgcttccctatgctgtaTTAAGAatacatggcaaactatggtgaATGCTTTTATAAGGGTGACTTCAAGACTCTGCAGCTAACACTGAGAAATACTCAGCATCCCCATTTGTGATGCAATCAACCGCTAGTCAATTACACCCACGCTGTGCCAAACACAAGTCAAAGACTTTCATTTTTTCCTCTGGGGTGCAATTACCTGTGAATGAGAGAGCCAGGCTGTTACTGCAACAAGAACTGGCAACAAGCAGAGAGAAGAAAACTTAATAAGAGGACTCAAAGCGCTCTTGAGAAGAATGTGGCAAATTGCAATCTGGGGGTCCTTGAAATAAATATCTCCCATTGTGTTATCTGAATAGACTAGCAGCTCTTATTGAATCAGCCACACTCAGCAATAAGAGAGTGCATTCACACCCCCCCTCCTTCTCTCCGTGCCAGCCTGGGTCTCTCTGGAGAATGATCGCTGCCGCACCGAGTCAAGATCCCACAATCCCAGGGTCACAGTTACACAGCTTTTATTTCTCATAAATATTGACCAAAGTTTTGAAGAGTTAATGCTGTTTATTCTCTTCATATCTCCAGCCTGGCGCTAGGCTTCGTTTTTATGTGTTGCTAGGGAGTTGACCAACATCTTATCATTCAGCTAAACAGTCAGCTCTGTagtggagaggcgagtgcggGTCCTATCGGAGATAGCAATGAGagtcctgttgcacagcagtgccacccagtccaggtttcactagcagcttgatcagcaccagtgtgtctgattattaaactcacagtgaaagcaggactggatcacactgctgtgcagcgggagtctcattattaaactcctagtgaaagcaggactggatcacactgctgtgcagcgggagtctcattattaaactcctagtgaaagcaggactggatcacactgctgtgcagcgggagtctcattattaaactcctagtgaNNNNNNNNNNNNNNNNNNNNNNNNNNNNNNNNNNNNNNNNNNNNNNNNNNNNNNNNNNNNNNNNNNNNNNNNNNNNNNNNNNNNNNNNNNNNNNNNNNNNNNNNNNNNNNNNNNNNNNNNNNNNNNNNNNNNNNNNNNNNNNNNNNNNNNNNNNNNNNNNNNNNNNNNNNNNNNNNNNNNNNNNNNNNNNNNNNNNNNNNNNNNNNNNNNNNNNNNNNNNNNNNNNNNNNNNNNNNNNNNNNNNNNNNNNNNNNNNNNNNNNNNNNNNNNNNNNNNNNNNNNNNNNNNNNNNNNNNNNNNNNNNNNNNNNNNNNNNNNNNNNNNNNNNNNNNNNNNNNNNNNNNNNNNNNNNNNNNNNNNNNNNNNNNNNNNNNNNNNNNNNNNNNNNNNNNNNNNNNNNNNNNNNNNNNNNNNNNNNNNNNNNNNNNNNNNNNNNNNNNNNNNNNNNNNNNNNNNNNNNNNNNNNNNNNNNNNNNNNNNNNNNNNNNNNNNNNNNNNNNCTGTCCCCCCTGCAGAGAAAAGCCCTGGTCAATGCGGTGAGAGacgcactgagacactgagacactgagacacgctcgcacactgcacacacacactgacatactgacacttacacacacacacagattgacactctctcactctctcacactcgctcactctcacacactcgctcactctcacacactctctcactcactcactcgctcgCTGAGTTGATTCTCTCAGTGTTTGAAGctgctctctcactctcacactgatGCACGCTCTGATTCTCTCAGTGCTTGAAGccgctctctcactctcacactgatGCACGCTCTGATTCTCTCAGTGTTTGAAGccgctctctcactctcacactgatGCACGCTCTGATTCTCTCAGTGTTTGAAGCCGCTCTCTCACTTTCACACTGATGCACGCTCTGATTCTCTCAGTGTTTGAAGccgctctctcactctcacactgatGCACGCTCTGATTCTCTCAGTGTTTGAAGccgctctctcactctcacactgatGCACGCTCTGATTCTCTCAGTGTTTGAAGccgctctctcactctcacactgatGCACGCTCTGATTCTCTCAGTGTTTGAAGccgctctctcactctcacactgatGCACGCTCTGATTCTCTCAGTGTTTGAAGccgctctctcactctcacactgatGCACGCTCTGATTCTCTTAGTGTTTGAAGctgctctctcactctcacactgatGCACGCTCTGATTCTCTCAGTGTTTGAAGCTGCTCTCTGCTTCTTCTCCCTGCAGATCCAGAGGGATGTCAATGCCTCCGCGGTGCTCCAGTCCTTGCCGGGCTCTCTGGTTGGCAGCCTGGCTCTTCACACGCTCCAGCAGGCCTCCGTTGACTCAGTGGGAATGATCCAGGGCAAGAGCTGGAACCGGGGCCAGGTAAGACCCAGGCCAGACCGAGGCCATATCCAGGCCAGTCGCGGGCCACCAGCAGCTAACAGCCCCAGCAGCAACTGAGCTCTGTAATCAAAATCTCAGGACAGTCAAAAGATCAGACTGtcagcctgtctctctctctctctctctctctctctctctctctcaggcagctcacctggtaaagaagCTGTTTGGAGGGGGGGGAATTCAGCCCGCAGACATCAGGTGAGTAATCGTTCAGTTCTAGCCTTTTACACGCATCAGTCTTTGTGCACGACATGTGCAAGTACACAACTGTGTCAGAAAAGAGCttgggttaggggtagggttaggattggagctagggtcagggttagggtcagggtcagggttagggttaggggtaaggttagggttagggttagggttagggttagggttagggtcagggtcagggttagggttagggttagggttaggggtaatcTCTCATTGACGTGTTGTTTGCATGTGCGCAGGATGCTGGGCTCTGCTCTGCAGGGCGTCACGTGTGACCAGATCGATTCCATCAGTGATCAGAGCATGCTGGAGACAGCAGCCGCCCTGTCGGAGAACAAGGTGTGGCTCTCTCAGCACCAGGTACTGAACCACCAGAACCACAGCACAGCCTGGAGCATTCAGATTTTGAAAGCAGAGAATTGGAGATGTTTGCAGAGAGGAACAAAAAGCCACTTTTTCAGCGGCTTGaaagctggttccaggagacccccCTGGGGGGAGACCTAGTTTggggtttgctgtatcaaacccccagatctccctgcctggtgtgctgcgcagcgtcctgaaacctacagtctcctgaaaccaagcagCAAGCCGCAGAGCAGAGGCTTCAAGTTCCATTCAGCTTTGTCTTTCGTTCATTCTCAGCTGGCCTGCTCTGCTAAGAAGCTGTGGGCTACTCTCAATCGAACCCGCGCCGATTACTTTGGCAGCATGAACAATTCCGAGCTGCAAGTCGTCCCTCCGCTCTTCCTGCTGCACCTGACGTGAGTACCAGCGCTTGGATCAGGATTCAAACCCTGTGGGTGTTCAGCTCTTAGATCATTTCAGACACAGTGCCGATATGCATGTGTGCAGAATGCTGGCTCCAGGGTGCTGGGCAGTGAGAGATGTTGAGTGTGTTTCTCATTTCTGCTCGGTTTGCTtgcttgtttctttctttcttttcacagTCAGCGCATTAAGTTTACTGGAAGTACTcagttttcttcttttgttttcagaaaacgGAATAAAATGGCATTCAtatttatgtatctatatatctatatatatatatataacttcccaccgtctcccctctctctccctctccctctctcctctctcctctctccctctcccctctctctccctctctctccccctctcccctctctctccctctccctctccctctctcccctctctccctctctctcccctctctcccctctctctctccccctctctctctctcctctctccccctctctccccccctcccctctctcccctctcccctctctctctccctctccccctctctcccctctctcctccaggCTCCCTCAGCTCTCCAGTCTCCCTGCTTTGGTGTGTCCCTGCTTGATGGAGAAGTTGTTTGCAGTCGATCTCTCTTTCCTCCCCAGGAGGTCTCCCCTGCGGCCGGCTCTCCGAGAGAAAGCCTTCGCCTGTCTGGTAATGCCTTGCGCGGTTTCCCTATGTTTAAAAAGCCATCTCCCCACTTCATTCCTTAGAAAACCTTACCCTGGTATTTTAGACAGTTtctccccatgcttttcccatgcttactttatgcatttaccatcgtttaccctggtttgctatgGTTATgcttaatatgctttaccacacctctctgtgttttacaatccttccctatgctttaccacacctctctgtgctttacaatgcttccctatgctttaccagacctctctgtgctttacaatgcttccctatgctttaccacacctctctgtgctttacaatgcttccctgtgctttaccagacctctctgtgctttacaatgcttccctatgctttaccagacctctctgtgctttacaatgcttccctatgctttaccagacctctctgtgcttcacaatgcttctctgtgctttacaatgcttccctgtgctttaccattctctGCTTTACaattttgcccccccccccccccccccccccccccccccccccccccccccccccccagctttaaAAAGACGGCTCGTGGTCTGTCTGTGGACGACGTGGCTCTGCTGGGGCCCCTGATCTGTGAACTGAGCCCCCAGAACATGTCGGATGTGGCCCCCGCAGTGTTCAACGCCAGCCTGGCCCTCCtcacacagtgcaggcagcttcgCATCGAGCAGAGAGGGGCGGTGACTGCCAGGATAGAGGAGCTgaacgggtgagagaggagagagggagtggagggagagggagaggggagcagaaagaggggagagggagaggggagagaggagagaggagaggggagagaggggagagagggagagagagaggggagagttagcagagagagagggagaggggagcggagagagagggagaggggagcagagagaggggagaggtagcagagggagagggagaggggagcggagagagggggagagggagaggggagaggggaggagagaggggagagaaagaggggagaggggagagagagaggggagagagagcagagggagagagggagaggggagagagagagaggggagagggagaggggagagaggagaggggagcggagagagtgggagaggggagcggagagaggggagaggtagcagagggagagggagaggggagcggagagagagggagaggggagcagagagaggggagaggaagaggggagagaggagaggggagcggagagagtgggagaggggagcagagagaggggagaggtagcagagggagagggagaggggagcggagagagagggagaggggagcggagagaggggagaggtagcagagggagagggagaggggagcggagagaggggagaggggagcggagagaggggagagggagaggggagagaggagaggggagcggagagagagggagaggggagcagagagaggggagagggccATCTGAAGTTGCAGGAATGGAGGCTCCCCGTGTGTGTAATCCAGTGCATCATTCTTCCCAGGAAACCCTCTAATTGGTCAATGGAGGTGGTAATGTCACTGGGTCCCTTGCTGGCTCTGTTCAATAGCAGCTCCCTTCGCACTGTGTCTAAAACGGTAAGCATTGCCCAGCACTCCACACTGCGAGCCAGCACAGCGAGCCTGCAGGGGAGGGAACAAGACTCctactggatcacactgctgtgcagcgggagtctgattcccatccttGATCTATAtatttatctgtctatctatctgtatatctctctatctatctgtatatctctCTATCAATCTGTAc
Above is a genomic segment from Polyodon spathula isolate WHYD16114869_AA chromosome 51, ASM1765450v1, whole genome shotgun sequence containing:
- the LOC121306975 gene encoding RIIa domain-containing protein 1-like gives rise to the protein MRHASCRRGFQWQRLLELGGCRSGRLESGMALKSGSEALGTGALSSEQPHKLKQFQINTRIANEKYLRSHPEVEMMLSEFIREVLLKRPGDIREFAAEHFSDPALPGRIERKMEA